A window of Deltaproteobacteria bacterium contains these coding sequences:
- a CDS encoding GAF domain-containing protein, giving the protein MPNSSTRPKTASSALRRRLAIIESLVAGLPILLLLYLNRDNIADWEPLRIFFLGLSLLVVLAGLIMIRNFFERITVFAHDVEKAAQTAVAGNTAALEALRGTRELAGLADAFGSMLERMKYADSRLERKVSGILVLRDMMKVAGVTLDMNVLLSTLMEQAMMLSGASIGSVFAVSSDRQSQDGALSLSFRLVGHQGVNSEAPPDFPIGADAPIMRKVVETGAALRVQNIENDPRTLMPNKPRYGMPSFISLPVFAGTETVAVLNLARKHDKSPFDEEDEHLLSLCAAEMGLALQNALFQERWEKSANDLASVNDSLALEHGMRETAEAERNHLASRMIHAQEIQALGILAGGVAHDFNNLLMAIQGNVSLMLIEARPDSPPHARLKNIERQVASGSRLTSRLLGLSRKGQAEICQVDMNRVVADTAEVFGRARKDLTIRLDLLPSLPSIKADPTQIEQILWNLYLNAGDAMPQGGRLTVRTETATEKDLADIFDAPAGNYVRLRVSDTGFGIVPEVLPRIFDPFFTTKEPGKGTGLGLASVREIVKLQGGFIRAESQVGSGAAFEIVFPSAA; this is encoded by the coding sequence ATGCCCAATTCCAGCACGCGCCCAAAAACAGCCTCTTCCGCCCTGAGGCGAAGGCTCGCCATAATAGAAAGCCTGGTTGCCGGGCTTCCCATCCTGCTTCTTCTGTATCTCAACAGGGACAACATCGCCGACTGGGAACCCCTTCGTATATTTTTCCTGGGCCTGTCACTTCTGGTGGTGCTGGCCGGGCTCATTATGATCCGCAATTTTTTCGAGAGAATAACCGTTTTCGCACATGACGTGGAGAAGGCCGCCCAAACTGCGGTGGCCGGGAACACCGCAGCCCTGGAAGCTCTGCGCGGCACACGCGAACTGGCCGGGCTGGCCGACGCCTTCGGAAGTATGCTGGAGCGCATGAAGTATGCGGACAGCAGGCTGGAGCGCAAGGTTTCGGGCATCCTGGTCCTGCGCGACATGATGAAGGTTGCGGGCGTCACCCTTGACATGAACGTTCTGTTGTCCACGCTCATGGAGCAGGCGATGATGCTTTCGGGCGCTTCCATAGGCTCCGTGTTCGCGGTGAGTTCGGACCGCCAATCCCAGGACGGAGCCCTGTCCCTGTCCTTCCGGCTGGTGGGCCACCAGGGCGTCAACAGTGAGGCCCCGCCGGACTTTCCCATAGGGGCCGACGCCCCCATCATGCGAAAGGTGGTGGAGACCGGGGCCGCCTTGCGGGTGCAGAACATCGAAAACGATCCCCGCACCCTCATGCCCAACAAGCCGCGCTACGGAATGCCCTCGTTCATCTCGCTGCCGGTTTTCGCCGGAACGGAAACAGTAGCCGTTCTCAACCTCGCGCGCAAGCATGACAAAAGCCCCTTTGACGAGGAAGACGAGCACCTTTTAAGCCTCTGCGCTGCTGAAATGGGCCTTGCCCTGCAAAACGCCCTGTTCCAGGAGCGATGGGAAAAGAGCGCAAACGACCTGGCTTCTGTCAATGACAGCCTGGCCCTTGAACACGGGATGCGCGAAACCGCCGAGGCCGAGAGGAACCACCTGGCGAGCCGCATGATCCATGCCCAGGAAATCCAGGCCCTTGGAATACTCGCAGGCGGAGTCGCCCATGATTTCAACAATCTTCTCATGGCCATCCAGGGCAACGTCTCCCTCATGCTCATAGAGGCCCGGCCCGACTCCCCGCCCCACGCCCGCCTCAAAAACATCGAGCGGCAGGTGGCCAGCGGCTCCAGGCTCACCAGCAGGCTCCTGGGCCTTTCGCGCAAGGGCCAGGCGGAAATCTGCCAGGTGGACATGAACCGGGTGGTGGCGGACACGGCGGAAGTCTTCGGACGCGCCAGGAAAGACCTCACCATCAGGCTGGACCTTCTGCCCTCCCTTCCTTCGATCAAAGCCGATCCCACCCAGATCGAGCAGATTCTGTGGAACCTCTATCTCAACGCCGGAGACGCCATGCCCCAGGGCGGGCGGCTCACGGTCCGCACGGAAACCGCCACTGAAAAGGACCTTGCCGATATTTTCGACGCGCCCGCCGGAAACTACGTGCGCCTCAGGGTCTCCGACACAGGCTTCGGCATTGTCCCGGAAGTTCTTCCCCGCATCTTCGACCCCTTTTTCACCACCAAGGAACCAGGCAAGGGCACGGGCCTGGGGCTTGCCTCGGTAAGGGAGATAGTGAAGCTCCAGGGCGGATTCATAAGGGCCGAATCCCAGGTGGGATCGGGGGCCGCCTTCGAGATCGTTTTCCCGTCCGCCGCCTGA
- a CDS encoding class IV adenylate cyclase — protein sequence MNEFIEAEVKFHLTDPQKLRDGLVACGAEFLGRAFETNAIWDNEQDEMAARGGLLRLRRDGSCRLTAKLPPENADADFKVSREWEVTVSDFTAMEAILRALGFSPKRRYEKERETWLIGKVHVTLDRMPFGWFAELEGERDEIRSLAARLGFSWERRIILTYMRMFEIIRSGEGLSATEPTFDLMKGVSVPIERYLPAFEAGA from the coding sequence ATGAACGAATTTATCGAGGCCGAAGTGAAGTTCCACCTCACTGACCCGCAAAAACTGCGCGACGGGCTTGTTGCCTGCGGCGCTGAATTTTTGGGAAGGGCCTTTGAGACTAACGCGATATGGGACAACGAGCAGGATGAGATGGCCGCCCGTGGCGGGCTTCTGCGCCTGCGCCGGGACGGCTCATGCCGTCTTACTGCGAAGCTGCCGCCCGAAAACGCCGATGCGGATTTCAAGGTAAGCAGGGAATGGGAGGTCACGGTCTCGGATTTTACAGCGATGGAGGCCATTTTGAGGGCCCTGGGGTTTTCGCCCAAAAGGCGCTACGAAAAGGAGAGGGAAACCTGGCTTATTGGGAAGGTCCACGTGACCCTGGACAGGATGCCCTTCGGGTGGTTTGCCGAGCTTGAGGGCGAAAGGGACGAAATCAGGAGTCTGGCGGCCCGGCTGGGCTTTTCCTGGGAGCGCCGGATAATACTCACCTACATGAGGATGTTTGAGATCATCAGAAGCGGCGAGGGCCTTTCCGCGACCGAGCCCACCTTCGATCTCATGAAGGGGGTTTCCGTTCCAATTGAAAGGTACCTTCCGGCCTTCGAGGCCGGGGCGTGA